The following are encoded together in the Trichomycterus rosablanca isolate fTriRos1 chromosome 19, fTriRos1.hap1, whole genome shotgun sequence genome:
- the tnnc2.2 gene encoding troponin C, skeletal muscle, protein MTDAQQEARSYLSEEMLAEFKAAFDMFDTDGGGDISTKELGTVMRMLGQNPTREELAEIIEEVDEDGSGTIDFEEFLVMMVRLLKEDQAGKSEEELAECFRIFDKNADGYIDRDEFAEIIRSTGEAITEEEIDELLKDGDKNADGMLDFDEFLKMMENVQ, encoded by the exons ATG ACTGACGCACAACAGGAGGCCCGCTCCTACCTGAGCGAGGAGATGCTTGCTG AGTTCAAAGCTGCCTTCGATATGTTTGATACCGATGGTGGCGGTGACATCAGCACCAAGGAGTTGGGCACCGTGATGAGGATGCTGGGTCAGAATCCAACCAGAGAGGAGTTGGCTGAAATCATTGAGGAGGTCGATGAGGACG GCAGCGGCACTATCGACTTTGAGGAGTTCTTGGTCATGATGGTGAGACTTCTAAAGGAGGACCAGGCTGGCAAGAGCGAGGAAGAGTTGGCAGAATGCTTCCGCATCTTTGACAA GAACGCTGACGGCTACATCGACAGAGATGAGTTTGCCGAGATCATCCGCAGCACCGGCGAGGCCATCACAGAGGAGGAGATTGATGAGCTGTTGAAGGACGGAGACAAAAACGCAGATGGCATGCTGGACTTTGATG AATTCCTCAAGATGATGGAGAACGTGCAGTAA